In a single window of the Anaerolineae bacterium genome:
- a CDS encoding DUF4013 domain-containing protein, protein MDYGKAFTFAFEDRNWVGKILIGALFTLLSFFLIGLPFVMGYFLEVVRRVAAGRADVLPEWDRLGDKFAEGLIVTIILIILAIPMTLFSCLWSVLGPALDQAGPRTGLLLLLLMLAAIGLFLLFALLYTVVTPAVIMRYAMTRSFGASLNPAAVWDVIRAHFGHYVLVIILSYVAAGIAFFGVILCLIGVLATLFWAYLVQAHLYGQYYRNFVSAPPASPVPAAV, encoded by the coding sequence ATGGACTACGGCAAAGCCTTCACTTTCGCATTCGAGGACCGCAACTGGGTAGGCAAGATACTCATCGGGGCCCTGTTCACCCTCCTGAGCTTCTTCCTCATCGGGCTTCCCTTCGTCATGGGCTACTTCCTAGAGGTGGTCCGACGGGTGGCGGCCGGGCGCGCCGACGTCTTGCCCGAGTGGGATCGGCTGGGAGACAAGTTCGCCGAGGGCCTGATAGTGACCATCATCCTGATCATCCTGGCCATACCCATGACCCTGTTCAGCTGTCTGTGGTCGGTGCTGGGACCGGCCCTGGACCAGGCCGGCCCGCGGACGGGCTTGCTGCTACTCCTGCTCATGCTGGCGGCGATCGGGCTCTTCCTGCTCTTCGCCCTCCTTTACACGGTGGTGACCCCAGCAGTCATCATGCGCTACGCTATGACCCGCAGCTTTGGTGCCTCCCTGAACCCCGCGGCAGTGTGGGACGTCATTCGGGCCCACTTCGGGCACTACGTCCTGGTGATCATCCTCTCGTACGTCGCCGCGGGCATCGCCTTCTTCGGGGTCATCCTCTGCCTGATCGGGGTCCTGGCCACCCTGTTCTGGGCGTATCTGGTACAGGCTCACCTGTACGGCCAGTATTACCGCAACTTCGTCTCGGCGCCACCCGCGTCGCCCGTGCCCGCCGCTGTCTAG
- a CDS encoding DUF4013 domain-containing protein: protein MDYGKPFTFMFEDREWVAKILIGALFALLSIVLIGIPFVLGYALEVIRRVAAGREDVLPAWDDLGDKFVQGLILVVILFIFYLPATLLGSCSSIFLSSLADAGRSNVGGTVFGLLLALVNLLVGLYGFLIGLLIPAISIRYAMTRDFGATFNLSALWQVVSADLGNYVLVLLVGWVAGVIASLGVIACIIGVFVTGFWSMLVQGHLYGQYYRNFVSRVPPMPAEPTAPAF from the coding sequence ATGGACTACGGCAAGCCGTTCACTTTCATGTTTGAGGACCGAGAGTGGGTAGCGAAGATACTCATCGGAGCATTATTTGCCCTCTTGAGCATCGTTCTCATCGGCATTCCCTTCGTGTTGGGCTACGCTTTGGAGGTGATCCGGCGAGTGGCTGCGGGCAGGGAGGACGTCCTGCCGGCCTGGGACGACCTGGGGGACAAGTTCGTCCAGGGCCTGATCCTGGTGGTCATCCTCTTCATCTTCTACCTGCCTGCGACGCTGCTGGGCTCCTGCTCTAGCATCTTCCTGAGCAGCCTGGCCGATGCAGGGCGGAGCAACGTCGGTGGTACCGTCTTCGGGCTGCTGCTGGCCCTGGTCAATCTGCTGGTGGGCCTGTACGGCTTTCTCATTGGCCTGCTGATCCCTGCCATCAGCATCCGGTACGCCATGACCCGCGATTTCGGGGCTACCTTCAACCTGAGTGCCCTCTGGCAGGTCGTGAGCGCCGACCTGGGCAACTACGTGCTGGTGTTGCTGGTGGGTTGGGTGGCCGGAGTGATCGCCAGCCTGGGCGTCATCGCCTGCATCATCGGAGTGTTCGTGACCGGGTTCTGGTCTATGCTGGTGCAGGGACACCTGTACGGGCAGTACTACCGCAACTTCGTCTCGCGGGTGCCGCCAATGCCCGCCGAGCCGACCGCGCCCGCTTTCTAG